From one Triticum urartu cultivar G1812 chromosome 3, Tu2.1, whole genome shotgun sequence genomic stretch:
- the LOC125544324 gene encoding WRKY transcription factor 71-like — protein MSGEFQFHDELASLFMQRPGPGMQQQEQQASWLADYLQTPMDYDLLCRALELPAAEDVVKRELVVDTTPSGGALTPSAGGGTPNATSSMSSSSSEAGGGLCAGEGDSAGRCKKEDGDGEDGKGGDEGDKSKKGSAAAAAKGGKAAKGEKRPRQPRFAFMTKSEVDHLEDGYRWRKYGQKAVKNSPYPRSYYRCTTQKCVVKKRVERSFQDPAVVITTYEGKHTHPIPSALRGSTHLLAAQAAHLHHQHHGHLGMMPQMGMGGRAGSPFGRSSGVDVLGGLLQPRAHHSMTPPMIGSGAGHQASTQGLAGSISSVASPTASSPPSLQMQHFMAPDFGLLQDMLPSFIHGAGGNNNNQPSSPYGKLH, from the exons ATGTCGGGCGAGTTCCAGTTCCACGACGAGCTCGCGTCGCTCTTCATGCAGCGGCCGGGGCCGGGGATGCAGCAGCAAGAGCAGCAGGCCTCCTGGCTCGCCGACTACCTGCAGACGCCCATGGACTACGATCTGCTGTGCAGGGCGCTGGAGCTGCCAGCCGCGGAGGACGTCGTCAAGAGGGAGCTGGTAGTGGACACCACGCCCAGCGGCGGCGCCCTCACCCCCAGCGCCGGCGGGGGGACGCCCAACGCCACGTCGTCCATGTCGTCCTCGTCGAGCGAGGCCGGCGGAGGCCTCTGCGCCGGAGAGGGGGACTCGGCTGGGAGGTGCAAGAAGGAGGACGGCGACGGGGAGGACGGCAAGGGGGGAGATGAGGGTGACAAGAGCAAGAAAGG gtctgcggcggcggcggccaagggCGGCAAGGCGGCCAAGGGCGAGAAGCGGCCGCGGCAGCCGCGGTTCGCCTTCATGACCAAGAGCGAGGTCGACCACCTCGAGGACGGCTACCGCTGGCGCAAGTACGGCCAGAAGGCCGTCAAGAACAGCCCATATCCCAG GAGCTACTACCGGTGCACGACGCAGAAGTGTGTGGTGAAGAAGAGGGTGGAGCGGTCGTTCCAGGACCCGGCTGTGGTGATCACCACGTACGAGGGCAAGCACACGCACCCCATCCCCTCCGCGCTCCGCGGCAGCACCCACCTCCTCGCCGCGCAGGCCGCGCACCTGCATCACCAGCACCACGGCCACCTCGGCATGATGCCGCAGATGGGCATGGGCGGCCGCGCCGGATCGCCGTTCGGCCGGAGCAGCGGCGTCGACGTGCTGGGCGGCCTCCTGCAGCCGCGCGCCCACCACAGCATGACGCCGCCGATGATCGGCTCCGGTGCGGGCCACCAAGCGTCGACCCAGGGTCTGGCCGGCTCAATCAGCAGCGTGGCGAGCCCCACCGCCTCGTCTCCTCCGTCGCTCCAGATGCAGCACTTCATGGCGCCGGACTTCGGGCTCCTGCAGGACATGCTGCCGTCCTTCATCCACGGCGCCGgcggcaacaacaacaaccagCCCTCATCACCGTATGGGAAGCTTCATTAG
- the LOC125544325 gene encoding ribokinase-like: MALEARLRLPLAGPTPATAFLSGSNPKPSHISFSLKPASTSLSAANAPPPIVVVGSANADIYVEVDRLPLVGETVAASAGHSLAGGKGANQAACGGRLALGPTYLVARVGDDANGRLLEGALADAGGVRLDRVARAPGAPSGHAVVMLMPDGQNSIIIVGGANMEGWAPEVDQEDLDLIRQAGVLLLQREIPDWVNIQVAQAAKGAGVPVILDAGGMDAPVPRELLELVDIFSPNETELARLTGMPTETFEQISQAAGACHKMGVKEVLVKLGSQGSALFVEGEEPIRQAIIPATEVVDTTGAGDTFTSAFAVALVEGKPKKECMRFAAAAASLCVGVKGAIPSMPDRETVMSLLESVQAE, encoded by the exons ATGGCTCTCGAAGCGCGCCTCCGCCTCCCGCTCGCCGGGCCAACTCCGGCCACCGCTTTCCTCTCAGGATCCAACCCCAAACCCAGTCACATATCCTTCTCCCTCAAACCCGCCTCCACTTCTCTCTCCGCCGCCAATGCGCCGCCGCCCATCGTCGTCGTGGGCTCCGCCAACGCGGACATCTACGTCGAGGTCGACCGTCTCCCTCTTGTCGGCGAGACGGTTGCCGCGAGTGCCGGTCACAGCCTCGCCGGCGGGAAGGGCGCCAATCAAGCTGCCTGCGGGGGGCGGCTTGCGCTGGGGCCCACCTACCTCGTGGCGCGCGTGGGGGACGACGCCAACGGGCGCCTCCTCGAGGGGGCACTCGCGGACGCCGGCGGCGTCCGCCTCGACCGCGTCGCTCGCGCCCCCGGCGCGCCCTCGGGGCACGCTGTTGTCATGCTCATGCCCGACGGGCAGAACTCCATCATCATCGTTGGCGGCGCCAACATGGAGGGCTGGGCACCGGAGGTCGACCAGGAGGACCTGGACCTGATCCGGCAGGCCGGCGTGCTACTGCTGCAACGGGAGATACCCGATTGGGTCAACATTCAGGTCGCTCAG GCGGCAAAAGGTGCAGGTGTGCCTGTTATTTTAGATGCAGGTGGGATGGATGCTCCTGTCCCCAGAGAACTACTCGAACTGGTGGACATTTTTAGTCCAAATGAAACAGAGCTAGCACGTTTGACTGGGATGCCTACCGAGACTTTTGAACAAATCAGCCAGGCTGCAGGAGCATGCCATAAAATG GGTGTGAAAGAAGTTTTGGTTAAACTTGGGTCACAAGGATCTGCTCTGTTTGTGGAGGGAGAGGAGCCAATTAGGCAGGCGATAATACCCGCCACAGAAGTAGTAGACACCACCGGCGCTGGTGACACCTTCACCTCAGCTTTTGCTGTAGCTCTGGTGGAGGGGAAGCCCAAGAAAGAGTGCATGCGATTTGCTG CTGCCGCTGCCTCACTGTGTGTTGGAGTGAAGGGAGCCATTCCCAGCATGCCTGACAGGGAAACCGTGATGAGCCTTCTAGAATCTGTGCAAGCTGAATAA